The proteins below come from a single Cannabis sativa cultivar Pink pepper isolate KNU-18-1 chromosome 3, ASM2916894v1, whole genome shotgun sequence genomic window:
- the LOC115709306 gene encoding uncharacterized protein LOC115709306 has protein sequence MKRELARVLEAKSELAESLLGGTRASSASVSESQTSSGVEGSENFSNKRFKGCIVNGVIVYTRARKSRNNNARVDEHVERLKPPPSADACIQSELVEVLVEDDTIGSSAIRPVKHESTSELHSSLVAPFPLEGGAVEVPVLMVEKNLAQEALRRFTRSAFKPKFETIEVKTLVNEREAVGNELMLTLNGEDSSAGVSTSASTMNKLELKMSKKIALNKKPTTVKELFDTGLVDGVPVVYMGGKKASGLRGIINDGGILCSCTLCKGCRVIPPSQFEIHACRQYRRAAQYICLENGRSLLDLLKACRGAPLHTLEATVQSFISSSPEEKYFTCEKCRVSYPPSCAAKDESLCNSCNDLKNPQCSSPTESLGKRIRSPVPAPVSESPITPPEFVSSQDRRAWKLTRKLSTPLLMPKASKSASPLRMSPPYKRQWKTTAKSSKSVLLSSSKSQKITSASVSSPKKIHWKITTKDQRLHKLVFENGGLPDGSEVAYYARGQKLLVGYKKGFGIFCRCCNSVVSPSQFEAHAGWASRRKPYAYIYTSNGVSLHELAVSLSRGRKYSAKDNDDLCIICADGGNLVLCDGCPRAFHKECASLPAIPRGDWYCQYCQNMFEREKFVEHNENALAAGRVYGIDPIEEITQRCIRIVKNIEAELSGCVLCRGYDFSKSGFGPRTIILCDQCEKEYHVGCLKKHKMANLKELPKGQWFCCMDCSRIHSTLQKLLVTGPEKLPDSISDAMKKKHIEKGLDITNGFDVRWRLISGKIASSESRVLLSKAVSIFHECFDPIIDFQSGRDLIPAMVYGRNVRGQEFGGMYCAILMVNSTVVSAGLLRVFGQEIAELPLVATSNSNHGKGYFQLLFSCIEKLLGFLNVRSIVLPAAEEAESIWTDKFGFTKIRPDQLINYRRVCYQMVTFKGTSMLQKRVPECRISQTSSLDW, from the exons ATGAAGAGAGAATTGGCTCGTGTATTGGAAGCCAAGTCTGAGCTCGCCGAATCGCTACTTGGTGGGACTCGGGCTTCATCTGCTTCTGTGTCTGAGTCACAGACGAGTTCTGGTGTGGAAGGTTCTGAGAATTTTAGCAATAAGAGATTTAAAGGCTGTATTGTGAATGGCGTAATTGTGTATACCCGAGCTAGGAAGTCTCGGAACAACAATGCGCGTGTAGATGAGCATGTTGAGCGGCTTAAGCCACCTCCTAGTGCTGATGCGTGTATACAAAGTGAGTTGGTTGAAGTTTTAGTGGAAGATGATACTATTGGTAGTTCGGCAATTCGTCCGGTTAAGCATGAGTCGACGAGTGAGCTTCATTCCTCTCTGGTAGCCCCCTTCCCCTTGGAAGGTGGTGCTGTGGAGGTTCCAGTACTAATGGTTGAGAAGAATTTGGCGCAAGAGGCATTACGGCGGTTTACTCGCTCGGCATTCAAACCAAAGTTTGAAACAATAGAGGTAAAGACTTTAGTGAATGAACGTGAGGCTGTGGGAAATGAATTGATGTTGACTTTAAATGGGGAAGATTCATCGGCGGGAGTTAGCACATCAGCTAGTACGATGAATAAGTTAGAATTAAAGATGTCGAAGAAGATTGCGCTTAACAAGAAGCCTACCACGGTTAAGGAACTTTTTGATACTGGTTTGGTTGATGGGGTCCCTGTGGTTTACATGGGTGGAAAGAAG GCATCTGGTCTTAGAGGCATAATCAATGATGGTGGGATATTGTGTTCATGTACCTTATGCAAAGGATGCAGA GTAATTCCGCCATCCCAGTTTGAGATTCACGCCTGTAGACAGTACagacgagctgcacagtatatCTGTCTCGAAAATGGGAGGAGCCTCCTTGATCTGTTGAAAGCATGCAGGGGGGCACCTCTACATACATTGGAGGCAACAGTTCAGAGTTTCATAAGCTCTTCACCTGAAGAAAAGTACTTCACTTGTGAAAAATGCAGAG TGTCTTACCCTCCATCATGTGCTGCAAAAGACGAATCTCTCTGCAATTCATGCAATGATTTAAAAAATCCACAATGCAGCAGCCCAACTGAGTCACTTGGTAAAAGAATAAG ATCTCCTGTGCCAGCTCCAGTTTCCGAGTCCCCCATAACTCCTCCAGAATTTGTCTCTTCTCAAGATAGAAGAGCTTGGAAGCTAACAAGAAA GTTATCAACCCCACTGTTAATGCCAAAAGCCTCTAAAAGTGCTTCTCCATTGCGTATGTCTCCGCCATATAAGCGTCAGTGGAAGACGACAGCAAA GTCATCGAAATCAGTTTTACTTTCAAGTTCAAAGTCCCAAAAAATTACCTCAGCTAGTGTCTCTTCACCAAAAAAAATTCATTGGAAGATCACAACAAA AGATCAACGGCTACATAAATTGGTTTTCGAGAATGGTGGACTGCCTGATGGAAGTGAAGTAGCTTATTATGCACGTGGACAG AAATTGCTTGTGGGTTATAAGAAGGGCTTTGGAATTTTTTGTCGATGCTGCAACTCTGTG GTCAGTCCTTCACAGTTTGAAGCTCATGCAGGTTGGGCTTCAAGAAGAAAACC TTATGCATATATTTACACATCGAATGGCGTATCTCTCCACGAATTGGCGGTATCTTTGTCTAGAGGCCGCAAATATtctgccaaggacaatgatgaCTTGTGCATCATTTGTGCAGATGGTGGGAATCTTGTACTTTGTGATGGATGCCCAAGGGCCTTCCACAAAG AATGTGCTTCTCTACCTGCTATACCTCGTGGTGACTGGTATTGTCAATATTGCCAGAATATGTTTGAAAGAGAGAAATTTGTAGAACATAATGAGAACGCTCTTGCGGCTGGGAGGGTCTATGGAATCGATCCTATAGAAGAGATAACCCAAAGATGCATTCGTATAGTTAAAAACATAGAAGCCGAACTAAGTGGATGCGTATTATGCAG AGGCTATGATTTTAGCAAATCTGGATTTGGTCCACgtactattatactttgtgatcAG TGTGAGAAGGAATATCATGTTGGCTGTTTAAAGAAACATAAAATGGCAAATTTAAAG GAATTGCCTAAGGGGCAGTGGTTTTGTTGCATGGATTGCAGCAGGATACATTCTACTCTGCAGAAGTTACTAGTTACTGGACCTGAGAAGCTCCCAGACTCTATTTCGGATGCTATGAAGAAGAAGCACATAGAGAAAGGTTTGGATATTACAAATGGATTTGATGTGAGATGGAGACTTATTAGTGGCAAAATTGCTTCTTCTGAATCCAGGGTATTGCTTTCGAAGGCTGTTTCTATATTCCAT GAATGCTTTGATCCTATAATTGATTTCCAATCTGGACGTGACCTTATTCCAGCCATGGTCTATGG GAGGAATGTTAGGGGTCAAGAATTTGGAGGGATGTATTGTGCAATACTAATGGTCAA CTCTACTGTCGTCTCAGCGGGACTTCTTAGAGTTTTTGGACAAGAAATTGCTGAACTCCCTTTAGTTGCTACTAGTAATAGTAACCACGGCAAG GGCTACTTCCAGTTATTGTTCTCATGTATTGAAAAGCTGCTAGGATTCTTGAATGTGAGAAGCATTGTACTCCCCGCTGCCGAAGAAGCAGAATCCATATGGACTGATAAATTTggttttacaaaaattagaccAGACCAG CTCATCAACTATAGAAGGGTTTGCTACCAAATGGTGACCTTCAAAGGGACATCCATGCTACAAAAGAGAGTTCCAGAGTGTCGGATTTCCCAGACATCGTCATTAGATTGGTAA